The following are encoded together in the Oreochromis niloticus isolate F11D_XX linkage group LG12, O_niloticus_UMD_NMBU, whole genome shotgun sequence genome:
- the cmya5 gene encoding cardiomyopathy-associated protein 5 isoform X1 → MDECESLYSEMTELQEFQCEASDVMSQDDEDELEELQNSLREVVQDPSVKPKLQCLMVDPSFSMVTVQSEDSGIVWETASSRCSTPWASETSSTSEAYSMEGSGAAGKITIVFDEEKVVRRRTRSGGRSSRLGDRLSRPGSSRSASALGVERPEMAEVSLPNVKQENSKTETGLEEIKSKDQQLFSLISEGYEILNIRVPSKLPTVDEEESTELQDNLSYLDQTPKIKSHNHIEWTLQDNQVLPEGEEILEHQEPSKQDSSQPSADTGHTPTQRESTGDIDYFEKFTLLDVVAPGEQAELQEEVKQPAAKLQAEEQKPAGETATGAPSASEDSFVFVSDVDIVGEHFDEVFYGEGLPADALHQREEDKTESQGGMRSRRESQRSTKGSGSVLFESEETTLTPIFISPGPPKIIDPILLEEPTAMSFMYSDLYEDAVGERRKSDEEYSEAESVASEKSYRRRLSDSEEAHGYLEKFILKDETPTLDVQPEPVASESEGRMMWPQSKFEITGCLIRVPEEEKKKKVKKEEPEEQQVSVGDRSEDLHEQRGVDRRKVKEPEEMQLSEATQEETIGVTLEDSGQESKPPEKKMEDQQMKLEGKTDMTESSECSSEKPLPETHQVDCKVDHTQQSEGHQREEEKKCEQSCTEPEHGCEEVSEKTDEKTPVVRADVEAPVSSKVPPAVIKSEVQAETWKTSLPEEVVSDTKIESADEELVTKAEALAEVKEPETVTQETFTLTEPSAQTPTLQHKEAEDVGPVEVITDCDAAVHTVVEVTEKAVNEKEIQTQVCVDLQEVRSIPEGHEPLTGKTTAEDKLDKEGLEVTATSIEVTKPVSEAVMTDADEKLHVTLKTQQKQQDMIDGESDETNSKVPAETSTTLVQDIVTVGDELILLVPKGEAVEMDVEISQWSEKDTVPLPESNSTAELQAPVEETMMESEVKVEPEISAVEKEQTRNDFDMDYSPPAPVEETDSKEAKMQRPTEEDKIIFTPQDDSYEVHREEIHPEQTVVEQMAEIHKMEETSVIKEDLVPHVELQREDVEQQMEQDWGFAGRPDVPDVEMEYEVISKQDAKEMPEPETQRDVAGLLPQPTLKKEEDEEMVVEKVDYFPEEEEEMIEADYEIIDAEEEMQAQLAAELQGMDWFCLTCGFLLSEKDCMSGEHHSHDVTAVDTAYEEIKESLNGWISELQGRSENIEDLVSELELAYNSVEDQFIESEAAMKAQNKEMMDVVMEQYNNMSVSMEEEKKTKLEQLYDQIVSFQESIDSAKAILETTSREAETEARSPEDIHARLTAALDSASTMELGPKGLLVFEDYAKANTSSSNLAQRKGIPVPQRPTLLPQEPGSATSTSVTVYWKVNPGDIIDCFQVYCMEDPQGAVSEEYRVTVKESYCVLEDLESDKMYKVWVMAVNYTGCSLPSERLTFRTAPTVPVIDTERCSILWDSAALRWSSAEQSPGQSYTLEYCRQYELEGEGLRSISGIKTCEQKILLQPCENYLFYIKAVNEAGASEQSEAALISTKGTRFHLLKASAHPALQLSENQTTLHYSQDAHKTASLTGTQCPSILGELLPARGIYYWETSVSQSTAYRLGVAYSTANRNSSLGENSLSWCLQCSPSPSGFRYQLLHNDIQSSVFVTEMPDRVGTLLDYQLGRLSFYNAQSGQLLGTFRQSFTQPCQPALALELPGSLEISMVLVVPEFTKDS, encoded by the exons TCTCCGAGAAGTTGTCCAGGACCCATCGGTGAAGCCCAAGCTCCAATGCCTAATGGTGGATCCGTCGTTCTCGATGGTAACAGTTCAGAGCGAGGACAGTGGTATTGTTTGGGAGACGGCCTCTAGCCGCTGCTCTACTCCGTGGGCCTCTGAGACGAGCTCCACCTCTGAAGCTTACAGCATGGAGGGCTCAGGAGCTGCGGGAAAGATCACCATCGTCTTTGATGAGGAGAAAGTAGTCCGCAGGAGGACGAGGTCTGGAGGAAGAAGCAGTAGGCTCGGGGACAGGCTGAGCCGACCTGGGAGCTCGAGATCGGCTTCAGCTCTAGGAGTGGAGAGACCGGAGATGGCAGAGGTTTCACTTCCCAATGTCAAGCAGGAAAATAGCAAAACAGAGACGGGCTTGGAGGAAATCAAAAGCAAAGATCAGCAGCTTTTTAGTTTGATTTCAGAGGGCTATGAGATTCTTAACATTAGAGTCCCCTCTAAACTACCCACTGTGGACGAGGAGGAGAGTACAGAGCTGCAGGACAATTTGTCTTATCTGGATCAGACTCCAAAGATCAAGTCTCATAACCACATTGAGTGGACGTTGCAAGATAATCAAGTCTTGCCAGAGGGGGAGGAAATACTGGAACACCAGGAG CCCTCAAAGCAAGATTCTTCTCAGCCATCAGCAGACACAGGACACACACCCACTCAGAGAGAAAGCACCGGTGACATCGACTATTTCGAGAAGTTTACCCTTTTGGATGTGGTGGCTCCTGGAGAACAAGCAGAGCTGCAGGAGGAGGTTAAACAGCCTGCAGCAAAACTCCAAGCTGAGGAACAAAAGCCTGCAGGAGAAACAGCCACAGGCGCCCCCTCTGCATCCGAGGACTCTTTCGTGTTTGTTTCGGATGTAGATATAGTTGGGGAACACTTTGATGAGGTCTTTTATGGAGAAGGACTTCCTGCTGATGCACTACATCAGAGAGAAGAGGACAAGACTGAGAGCCAAGGAGGGATGAGAAGCAGACGAGAAAGCCAGAGGTCAACGAAGGGGAGCGGATCAGTGTTGTTTGAGAGTGAAGAGACCACTCTCACGCCCATCTTTATCTCTCCTGGACCTCCTAAGATCATTGACCCGATCCTGCTGGAGGAGCCCACTGCCATGTCCTTCATGTACTCTGACCTTTACGAGGATGCTGTGGGTGAAAGGAGGAAGAGTGATGAGGAATACTCTGAAGCAGAGAGCGTGGCATCTGAGAAGTCTTACAGGAGACGTTTGTCAGATTCAGAGGAGGCACATGGGTACCTGGAGAAGTTCATTTTAAAAGACGAAACTCCTACGCTGGATGTTCAACCAGAGCCAGTGGCCAGTGAGAGTGAAGGAAGGATGATGTGGCCGCAGAGTAAGTTTGAAATTACAGGATGTCTAATACGAGtaccagaagaagaaaagaaaaaaaaggtaaagaagGAGGAACCAGAGGAGCAGCAAGTCAGTGTTGGAGACAGGAGTGAAGATTTGCACGAGCAAAGAGGAGTAGATAGGAGAAAAGTTAAAGAACCAGAGGAAATGCAACTCTCTGAGGCTACTCAGGAGGAGACTATAGGAGTGACCTTGGAAGATTCAGGTCAGGAGTCTAAACCACCGGAGAAAAAAATGGAAGATCAACAAATGAAGCTTGAAGGTAAGACAGACATGACAGAGTCTTCTGAGTGCAGCTCAGAAAAGCCACTTCCTGAAACTCACCAGGTGGACTGTAAAGTAGACCACACACAACAGAGTGAGGGTCatcagagagaagaagaaaaaaagtgtgagCAAAGCTGCACTGAACCTGAGCATGGCTGTGAGGAGGTGTCAGAAAAGACTGATGAAAAGACGCCTGTAGTGCGTGCAGATGTAGAAGCACCTGTAAGCAGCAAGGTGCCTCCTGCTGTCATTAAATCTGAAGTACAAGCAGAAACCTGGAAGACGAGTTTGCCTGAGGAGGTTGTTTCTGACACCAAAATAGAGTCTGCTGATGAAGAACTAGTAACCAAAGCAGAGGCCTTAGCTGAAGTGAAGGAACCTGAGACTGTAACACAGGAAACGTTTACTCTGACTGAACCCTCGGCTCAAACACCAACGTTACAGCACAAAGAGGCTGAAGATGTTGGACCTGTTGAGGTTATCACGGACTGTGATGCTGCAGTGCACACTGTTGTGGAGGTAACAGAAAAAGCAGTGAATGAAAAAGAGATTCAAACCCAAGTTTGTGTTGATCTTCAGGAAGTGAGAAGTATTCCTGAAGGACACGAACCTCTGACAGGGAAAACTACTGCTGAGGACAAGTTGGATAAAGAAGGGTTAGAGGTCACAGCCACGTCCATTGAAGTAACCAAGCCTGTTTCAGAAGCAGTCATGACAGATGCAGATGAGAAACTTCATGTAACCCTTAAAACTCAGCAGAAGCAACAAGACATGATTGATGGTGAATCAGATGAAACAAACTCTAAAGTACCCGCAGAGACCAGTACGACTTTGGTGCAGGACATAGTGACCGTAGGTGATGAGCTAATCCTCCTCGTCCCCAAAGGAGAAGCTGTAGAGATGGATGTAGAGATCAGTCAGTGGTCAGAGAAAGATACGGTTCCTCTCCCTGAGTCTAACAGCACAGCTGAACTTCAGGCACCAGTAGAAGAAACAATGATGGAGTCTGAAGTCAAAGTAGAACCAGAAATCTCTGCAGTAGAAAAAGAACAAACCAGGAATGATTTCGATATGGACTATTCGCCACCTGCACCTGTAGAGGAAACTGACTCCAAGGAGGCGAAGATGCAGAGACCCACAGAAGAAGACAAAATCATCTTTACTCCCCAAGACGATTCATATGAAGTGCACAGAGAGGAAATACATCCTGAACAAACGGTCGTAGAACAGATGGCAGAGATCCACAAGATGGAAGAAACGAGCGTTATTAAAGAAGATCTAGTTCCACATGTTGAGCTGCAAAGAGAGGATGTTGAGCAACAAATGGAGCAAGATTGGGGATTTGCTGGGCGCCCCGATGTACCTGACGTTGAGATGGAATATGAAGTGATATCTAAACAGGATGCAAAGGAGATGCCAGAacctgaaacacagagagaTGTGGCTGGGCTATTACCACAGCCTACTctgaagaaagaagaggatgaagagATGGTGGTAGAGAAGGTAGATTATTtcccagaagaagaagaagaaatgattgAGGCTGACTATGAAATAATCGACGCAGAGGAGGAAATGCAGGCCCAGTTAGCTGCTGAGCTACAGGGGATGGACTGGTTCTGTCTCACCTGTGGATTTCTGCTGTCAGAGAAAGACTGCATGTCTGGAGAGCATCACAGCCACGATGTGACTGCTGTGGATACGGCCTACGAAGAAATAAAG GAGTCGCTAAATGGCTGGATCTCAGAGCTTCAGGGGAGATCGGAGAACATTGAGGACTTGGTGTCAGAGCTGGAGCTTGCCTACAACTCTGTGGAG GATCAGTTCATAGAGAGCGAGGCGGCCATGAAGGCTCAGAACAAGGAGATGATGGACGTGGTGATGGAGCAGTACAATAACATGTCTgtcagcatggaggaggagaagaagaccAAGCTGGAGCAGCTCTATGATCAGATTGTCTCCTTCCAGGAGAGCATTGACTCAGCCAAGGCCATTCTGGAGACCACAAGCAGAGAGGCTGAGACTGAGGCCAGG TCGCCTGAAGACATTCATGCAAG ACTTACAGCAGCTCTGGACTCAGCCTCGACGATGGAGCTGGGTCCCAAGGGACTGCTGGTGTTTGAGGACTACGCCAAGGCCAACACTTCAAGCTCAAACCTCGCACAGCGCAAGGGGATCCCAG TGCCCCAGAGGCCGACACTGCTGCCGCAGGAGCCGGGCTCAGCCACCAGCACCAGCGTCACAGTTTACTGGAAAGTCAACCCTGGAGATATCATAGACTGCTTCCAGGTCTACTGCATGGAGGATCCACAGGGCG CTGTGTCAGAGGAGTACCGTGTGACAGTAAAGGAGAGTTACTGTGTCCTGGAGGACCTAGAATCTGACAAGATGTACAAGGTGTGGGTGATGGCTGTCAACTATAcaggctgctctctgcccagcgaGAGACTTACCTTCAGAACTG CTCCTACAGTGCCAGTGATAGACACAGAGCGCTGCAGCATCCTGTGGGATTCAGCTGCTCTGAGGTGGAGCTCAGCAGAGCAGAGTCCCGGACAGAGTTACACTTTGGAGTACTGCCGACAGTATGAACTGGAAGGAGAAGGGCTCAG ATCCATCTCAGGTATCAAAACCTGTGAGCAAAAGATTCTCCTGCAGCCCTGTGAGAATTACCTGTTTTACATCAAAGCTGTGAATGAGGCTGGGGCCAGTGAACAGAGCGAGGCTGCACTCATTTCCACAAAAG GGACGAGGTTCCACCTGCTGAAGGCATCAGCTCATCCTGCTCTGCAGCTCTCAGAGAACCAGACCACTCTGCACTATTCCCAGGATGCACACAAAACCGCCTCGCTCACAGGCACACA GTGTCCATCCATCCTGGGTGAGCTGCTGCCAGCGCGAGGGATCTATTACTGGGAAACCAGTGTGTCACAAAGTACGGCCTACAGGCTCGGAGTGGcatacagcactgccaacagaAACAGCTCACTGGGGGAAAATAGCCTGTCCTGGTGTTTGCAGTGTAGTCCCTCACCATCAGG TTTCAGGTATCAGTTACTCCACAATGACATTCAGTCCAGCGTGTTTGTGACTGAGATGCCTGACCGAGTGGGCACTCTCCTGGACTACCAGCTCGGTCGTCTGTCTTTCTACAATGCCCAAAGCGGTCAGTTATTAGGCACCTTCAGACAGAGCTTCACCCAGCCATGCCAACCCGCTCTGGCTTTGGAGTTGCCTGGCAGCCTGGAGATCAGCATGGTGCTGGTGGTGCCCGAGTTTACCAAGGACAGCTAG
- the cmya5 gene encoding cardiomyopathy-associated protein 5 isoform X2, whose amino-acid sequence MVDPSFSMVTVQSEDSGIVWETASSRCSTPWASETSSTSEAYSMEGSGAAGKITIVFDEEKVVRRRTRSGGRSSRLGDRLSRPGSSRSASALGVERPEMAEVSLPNVKQENSKTETGLEEIKSKDQQLFSLISEGYEILNIRVPSKLPTVDEEESTELQDNLSYLDQTPKIKSHNHIEWTLQDNQVLPEGEEILEHQEPSKQDSSQPSADTGHTPTQRESTGDIDYFEKFTLLDVVAPGEQAELQEEVKQPAAKLQAEEQKPAGETATGAPSASEDSFVFVSDVDIVGEHFDEVFYGEGLPADALHQREEDKTESQGGMRSRRESQRSTKGSGSVLFESEETTLTPIFISPGPPKIIDPILLEEPTAMSFMYSDLYEDAVGERRKSDEEYSEAESVASEKSYRRRLSDSEEAHGYLEKFILKDETPTLDVQPEPVASESEGRMMWPQSKFEITGCLIRVPEEEKKKKVKKEEPEEQQVSVGDRSEDLHEQRGVDRRKVKEPEEMQLSEATQEETIGVTLEDSGQESKPPEKKMEDQQMKLEGKTDMTESSECSSEKPLPETHQVDCKVDHTQQSEGHQREEEKKCEQSCTEPEHGCEEVSEKTDEKTPVVRADVEAPVSSKVPPAVIKSEVQAETWKTSLPEEVVSDTKIESADEELVTKAEALAEVKEPETVTQETFTLTEPSAQTPTLQHKEAEDVGPVEVITDCDAAVHTVVEVTEKAVNEKEIQTQVCVDLQEVRSIPEGHEPLTGKTTAEDKLDKEGLEVTATSIEVTKPVSEAVMTDADEKLHVTLKTQQKQQDMIDGESDETNSKVPAETSTTLVQDIVTVGDELILLVPKGEAVEMDVEISQWSEKDTVPLPESNSTAELQAPVEETMMESEVKVEPEISAVEKEQTRNDFDMDYSPPAPVEETDSKEAKMQRPTEEDKIIFTPQDDSYEVHREEIHPEQTVVEQMAEIHKMEETSVIKEDLVPHVELQREDVEQQMEQDWGFAGRPDVPDVEMEYEVISKQDAKEMPEPETQRDVAGLLPQPTLKKEEDEEMVVEKVDYFPEEEEEMIEADYEIIDAEEEMQAQLAAELQGMDWFCLTCGFLLSEKDCMSGEHHSHDVTAVDTAYEEIKESLNGWISELQGRSENIEDLVSELELAYNSVEDQFIESEAAMKAQNKEMMDVVMEQYNNMSVSMEEEKKTKLEQLYDQIVSFQESIDSAKAILETTSREAETEARSPEDIHARLTAALDSASTMELGPKGLLVFEDYAKANTSSSNLAQRKGIPVPQRPTLLPQEPGSATSTSVTVYWKVNPGDIIDCFQVYCMEDPQGAVSEEYRVTVKESYCVLEDLESDKMYKVWVMAVNYTGCSLPSERLTFRTAPTVPVIDTERCSILWDSAALRWSSAEQSPGQSYTLEYCRQYELEGEGLRSISGIKTCEQKILLQPCENYLFYIKAVNEAGASEQSEAALISTKGTRFHLLKASAHPALQLSENQTTLHYSQDAHKTASLTGTQCPSILGELLPARGIYYWETSVSQSTAYRLGVAYSTANRNSSLGENSLSWCLQCSPSPSGFRYQLLHNDIQSSVFVTEMPDRVGTLLDYQLGRLSFYNAQSGQLLGTFRQSFTQPCQPALALELPGSLEISMVLVVPEFTKDS is encoded by the exons ATGGTGGATCCGTCGTTCTCGATGGTAACAGTTCAGAGCGAGGACAGTGGTATTGTTTGGGAGACGGCCTCTAGCCGCTGCTCTACTCCGTGGGCCTCTGAGACGAGCTCCACCTCTGAAGCTTACAGCATGGAGGGCTCAGGAGCTGCGGGAAAGATCACCATCGTCTTTGATGAGGAGAAAGTAGTCCGCAGGAGGACGAGGTCTGGAGGAAGAAGCAGTAGGCTCGGGGACAGGCTGAGCCGACCTGGGAGCTCGAGATCGGCTTCAGCTCTAGGAGTGGAGAGACCGGAGATGGCAGAGGTTTCACTTCCCAATGTCAAGCAGGAAAATAGCAAAACAGAGACGGGCTTGGAGGAAATCAAAAGCAAAGATCAGCAGCTTTTTAGTTTGATTTCAGAGGGCTATGAGATTCTTAACATTAGAGTCCCCTCTAAACTACCCACTGTGGACGAGGAGGAGAGTACAGAGCTGCAGGACAATTTGTCTTATCTGGATCAGACTCCAAAGATCAAGTCTCATAACCACATTGAGTGGACGTTGCAAGATAATCAAGTCTTGCCAGAGGGGGAGGAAATACTGGAACACCAGGAG CCCTCAAAGCAAGATTCTTCTCAGCCATCAGCAGACACAGGACACACACCCACTCAGAGAGAAAGCACCGGTGACATCGACTATTTCGAGAAGTTTACCCTTTTGGATGTGGTGGCTCCTGGAGAACAAGCAGAGCTGCAGGAGGAGGTTAAACAGCCTGCAGCAAAACTCCAAGCTGAGGAACAAAAGCCTGCAGGAGAAACAGCCACAGGCGCCCCCTCTGCATCCGAGGACTCTTTCGTGTTTGTTTCGGATGTAGATATAGTTGGGGAACACTTTGATGAGGTCTTTTATGGAGAAGGACTTCCTGCTGATGCACTACATCAGAGAGAAGAGGACAAGACTGAGAGCCAAGGAGGGATGAGAAGCAGACGAGAAAGCCAGAGGTCAACGAAGGGGAGCGGATCAGTGTTGTTTGAGAGTGAAGAGACCACTCTCACGCCCATCTTTATCTCTCCTGGACCTCCTAAGATCATTGACCCGATCCTGCTGGAGGAGCCCACTGCCATGTCCTTCATGTACTCTGACCTTTACGAGGATGCTGTGGGTGAAAGGAGGAAGAGTGATGAGGAATACTCTGAAGCAGAGAGCGTGGCATCTGAGAAGTCTTACAGGAGACGTTTGTCAGATTCAGAGGAGGCACATGGGTACCTGGAGAAGTTCATTTTAAAAGACGAAACTCCTACGCTGGATGTTCAACCAGAGCCAGTGGCCAGTGAGAGTGAAGGAAGGATGATGTGGCCGCAGAGTAAGTTTGAAATTACAGGATGTCTAATACGAGtaccagaagaagaaaagaaaaaaaaggtaaagaagGAGGAACCAGAGGAGCAGCAAGTCAGTGTTGGAGACAGGAGTGAAGATTTGCACGAGCAAAGAGGAGTAGATAGGAGAAAAGTTAAAGAACCAGAGGAAATGCAACTCTCTGAGGCTACTCAGGAGGAGACTATAGGAGTGACCTTGGAAGATTCAGGTCAGGAGTCTAAACCACCGGAGAAAAAAATGGAAGATCAACAAATGAAGCTTGAAGGTAAGACAGACATGACAGAGTCTTCTGAGTGCAGCTCAGAAAAGCCACTTCCTGAAACTCACCAGGTGGACTGTAAAGTAGACCACACACAACAGAGTGAGGGTCatcagagagaagaagaaaaaaagtgtgagCAAAGCTGCACTGAACCTGAGCATGGCTGTGAGGAGGTGTCAGAAAAGACTGATGAAAAGACGCCTGTAGTGCGTGCAGATGTAGAAGCACCTGTAAGCAGCAAGGTGCCTCCTGCTGTCATTAAATCTGAAGTACAAGCAGAAACCTGGAAGACGAGTTTGCCTGAGGAGGTTGTTTCTGACACCAAAATAGAGTCTGCTGATGAAGAACTAGTAACCAAAGCAGAGGCCTTAGCTGAAGTGAAGGAACCTGAGACTGTAACACAGGAAACGTTTACTCTGACTGAACCCTCGGCTCAAACACCAACGTTACAGCACAAAGAGGCTGAAGATGTTGGACCTGTTGAGGTTATCACGGACTGTGATGCTGCAGTGCACACTGTTGTGGAGGTAACAGAAAAAGCAGTGAATGAAAAAGAGATTCAAACCCAAGTTTGTGTTGATCTTCAGGAAGTGAGAAGTATTCCTGAAGGACACGAACCTCTGACAGGGAAAACTACTGCTGAGGACAAGTTGGATAAAGAAGGGTTAGAGGTCACAGCCACGTCCATTGAAGTAACCAAGCCTGTTTCAGAAGCAGTCATGACAGATGCAGATGAGAAACTTCATGTAACCCTTAAAACTCAGCAGAAGCAACAAGACATGATTGATGGTGAATCAGATGAAACAAACTCTAAAGTACCCGCAGAGACCAGTACGACTTTGGTGCAGGACATAGTGACCGTAGGTGATGAGCTAATCCTCCTCGTCCCCAAAGGAGAAGCTGTAGAGATGGATGTAGAGATCAGTCAGTGGTCAGAGAAAGATACGGTTCCTCTCCCTGAGTCTAACAGCACAGCTGAACTTCAGGCACCAGTAGAAGAAACAATGATGGAGTCTGAAGTCAAAGTAGAACCAGAAATCTCTGCAGTAGAAAAAGAACAAACCAGGAATGATTTCGATATGGACTATTCGCCACCTGCACCTGTAGAGGAAACTGACTCCAAGGAGGCGAAGATGCAGAGACCCACAGAAGAAGACAAAATCATCTTTACTCCCCAAGACGATTCATATGAAGTGCACAGAGAGGAAATACATCCTGAACAAACGGTCGTAGAACAGATGGCAGAGATCCACAAGATGGAAGAAACGAGCGTTATTAAAGAAGATCTAGTTCCACATGTTGAGCTGCAAAGAGAGGATGTTGAGCAACAAATGGAGCAAGATTGGGGATTTGCTGGGCGCCCCGATGTACCTGACGTTGAGATGGAATATGAAGTGATATCTAAACAGGATGCAAAGGAGATGCCAGAacctgaaacacagagagaTGTGGCTGGGCTATTACCACAGCCTACTctgaagaaagaagaggatgaagagATGGTGGTAGAGAAGGTAGATTATTtcccagaagaagaagaagaaatgattgAGGCTGACTATGAAATAATCGACGCAGAGGAGGAAATGCAGGCCCAGTTAGCTGCTGAGCTACAGGGGATGGACTGGTTCTGTCTCACCTGTGGATTTCTGCTGTCAGAGAAAGACTGCATGTCTGGAGAGCATCACAGCCACGATGTGACTGCTGTGGATACGGCCTACGAAGAAATAAAG GAGTCGCTAAATGGCTGGATCTCAGAGCTTCAGGGGAGATCGGAGAACATTGAGGACTTGGTGTCAGAGCTGGAGCTTGCCTACAACTCTGTGGAG GATCAGTTCATAGAGAGCGAGGCGGCCATGAAGGCTCAGAACAAGGAGATGATGGACGTGGTGATGGAGCAGTACAATAACATGTCTgtcagcatggaggaggagaagaagaccAAGCTGGAGCAGCTCTATGATCAGATTGTCTCCTTCCAGGAGAGCATTGACTCAGCCAAGGCCATTCTGGAGACCACAAGCAGAGAGGCTGAGACTGAGGCCAGG TCGCCTGAAGACATTCATGCAAG ACTTACAGCAGCTCTGGACTCAGCCTCGACGATGGAGCTGGGTCCCAAGGGACTGCTGGTGTTTGAGGACTACGCCAAGGCCAACACTTCAAGCTCAAACCTCGCACAGCGCAAGGGGATCCCAG TGCCCCAGAGGCCGACACTGCTGCCGCAGGAGCCGGGCTCAGCCACCAGCACCAGCGTCACAGTTTACTGGAAAGTCAACCCTGGAGATATCATAGACTGCTTCCAGGTCTACTGCATGGAGGATCCACAGGGCG CTGTGTCAGAGGAGTACCGTGTGACAGTAAAGGAGAGTTACTGTGTCCTGGAGGACCTAGAATCTGACAAGATGTACAAGGTGTGGGTGATGGCTGTCAACTATAcaggctgctctctgcccagcgaGAGACTTACCTTCAGAACTG CTCCTACAGTGCCAGTGATAGACACAGAGCGCTGCAGCATCCTGTGGGATTCAGCTGCTCTGAGGTGGAGCTCAGCAGAGCAGAGTCCCGGACAGAGTTACACTTTGGAGTACTGCCGACAGTATGAACTGGAAGGAGAAGGGCTCAG ATCCATCTCAGGTATCAAAACCTGTGAGCAAAAGATTCTCCTGCAGCCCTGTGAGAATTACCTGTTTTACATCAAAGCTGTGAATGAGGCTGGGGCCAGTGAACAGAGCGAGGCTGCACTCATTTCCACAAAAG GGACGAGGTTCCACCTGCTGAAGGCATCAGCTCATCCTGCTCTGCAGCTCTCAGAGAACCAGACCACTCTGCACTATTCCCAGGATGCACACAAAACCGCCTCGCTCACAGGCACACA GTGTCCATCCATCCTGGGTGAGCTGCTGCCAGCGCGAGGGATCTATTACTGGGAAACCAGTGTGTCACAAAGTACGGCCTACAGGCTCGGAGTGGcatacagcactgccaacagaAACAGCTCACTGGGGGAAAATAGCCTGTCCTGGTGTTTGCAGTGTAGTCCCTCACCATCAGG TTTCAGGTATCAGTTACTCCACAATGACATTCAGTCCAGCGTGTTTGTGACTGAGATGCCTGACCGAGTGGGCACTCTCCTGGACTACCAGCTCGGTCGTCTGTCTTTCTACAATGCCCAAAGCGGTCAGTTATTAGGCACCTTCAGACAGAGCTTCACCCAGCCATGCCAACCCGCTCTGGCTTTGGAGTTGCCTGGCAGCCTGGAGATCAGCATGGTGCTGGTGGTGCCCGAGTTTACCAAGGACAGCTAG